Proteins from a genomic interval of Caulobacter rhizosphaerae:
- a CDS encoding CoA-acylating methylmalonate-semialdehyde dehydrogenase, with protein MRSIPHFVGGRAVEGTSGRFGDVFDPNTGKVQARVALASASELDAAIANAKAAQPAWAATNPQRRARVMFEFKRLLDVHMDELAELLSSEHGKVIADSKGDIQRGLEVVEFACGIPHLLKGEYTQGAGPGIDVYSMRQALGVVAGITPFNFPAMIPMWMFGPAIACGNAFILKPSERDPSVPVRLAELMMEAGLPPGILNVVHGDKDCVEAILDHPDIKAVSFVGSSDIAQSVFQRAGANGKRVQAMGGAKNHGIVLPDADLDQATADIIGAAYGSAGERCMALPVVVPVGEKTAVALREKLVAAIGGLRVGVSTDQDAHYGPVVSAAHKARIESYIQMGVDEGAELVVDGRGFALQGHEDGFFVGPTLFDHVKPTSRSYQDEIFGPVLQMVRAESLEEGVLLASRHQYGNGVAIFTRNGDAAREFADQVEVGMVGINVPIPVPVAYHSFGGWKRSGFGDLNQYGMDGVRFYTRTKTVTQRWPKGGVVLDQSFVIPTMR; from the coding sequence ATGCGCAGCATCCCCCACTTCGTCGGCGGCCGCGCCGTCGAGGGCACGTCCGGCCGCTTCGGCGACGTCTTCGATCCCAACACCGGCAAGGTGCAGGCCAGGGTCGCCCTGGCTTCGGCGTCGGAGCTGGACGCCGCCATCGCCAACGCCAAGGCCGCCCAGCCAGCCTGGGCCGCGACCAATCCGCAGCGCCGGGCGCGGGTGATGTTCGAGTTCAAGCGCCTGCTGGACGTTCACATGGACGAGCTGGCCGAGCTGCTGTCATCCGAGCACGGCAAGGTCATCGCCGACTCCAAAGGCGACATTCAACGAGGCCTGGAAGTCGTTGAGTTCGCTTGTGGAATTCCTCACCTCCTAAAGGGCGAATACACGCAAGGCGCCGGGCCCGGCATCGACGTCTACTCGATGCGTCAAGCCCTGGGCGTGGTGGCGGGGATCACGCCTTTCAACTTCCCGGCCATGATCCCGATGTGGATGTTCGGCCCAGCCATCGCCTGCGGCAACGCCTTCATCCTCAAGCCCTCCGAGCGCGATCCCTCCGTGCCGGTGCGCCTGGCCGAGCTGATGATGGAAGCCGGCCTCCCACCGGGGATCCTCAACGTGGTCCACGGCGACAAGGACTGCGTGGAAGCCATCCTCGACCATCCAGACATCAAGGCCGTCAGCTTCGTCGGCAGCTCGGACATCGCCCAGTCGGTGTTCCAGCGGGCCGGCGCCAACGGCAAGCGCGTCCAGGCCATGGGCGGGGCCAAGAACCACGGGATCGTCCTGCCCGACGCAGACCTCGACCAGGCCACCGCCGACATCATCGGCGCCGCCTACGGCTCGGCCGGCGAACGCTGCATGGCCCTGCCGGTGGTCGTGCCGGTGGGCGAGAAGACCGCCGTGGCCCTGCGCGAGAAGCTGGTCGCCGCGATCGGCGGCCTCCGAGTCGGCGTCAGCACCGACCAGGACGCCCACTACGGCCCGGTGGTCAGCGCCGCCCACAAGGCGCGGATCGAAAGCTACATCCAGATGGGCGTCGACGAGGGCGCGGAACTGGTGGTCGACGGCCGAGGGTTCGCCCTGCAGGGCCACGAGGACGGCTTCTTCGTCGGTCCGACCCTGTTCGACCACGTCAAGCCGACCAGCCGCTCGTACCAGGACGAGATCTTCGGCCCGGTGTTGCAGATGGTCCGCGCCGAGAGCCTGGAGGAGGGCGTCCTGCTGGCCTCGCGGCACCAGTACGGCAACGGCGTGGCGATCTTCACCCGCAACGGCGACGCGGCCCGCGAGTTCGCCGACCAGGTCGAGGTGGGCATGGTCGGGATCAACGTGCCGATCCCAGTGCCGGTCGCCTATCACAGCTTCGGCGGCTGGAAGCGTTCGGGCTTTGGCGATCTCAACCAGTATGGCATGGACGGCGTGCGCTTTTATACGCGGACCAAGACCGTGACCCAACGCTGGCCCAAGGGCGGGGTGGTGCTGGACCAGAGCTTTGTCATTCCCACCATGCGGTGA
- a CDS encoding tryptophan 2,3-dioxygenase, with the protein MTQDMTYARYLALDQLLAAQQPLSDRHDELLFIVIHQTKELWLKEIIHEVLLAKRLIADGDVEPAYKALARVSRIQTVMTLSWDVLATMTPADYLSFRGELGSSSGFQSHQFRTLEYLLGLKDQSFLKFHAEGSDALAQLQAALEAPSLYDVAIAQLPKAGLTVPDAVLNRDFAQTYTPSPEVEAAWLEVYRDTQRYWELYQLAEKLVDLDDALVTWRHKHVLTVERIIGGRPGTGGTDGVGYLASTLRRRAFPELWSLRTKL; encoded by the coding sequence ATGACGCAAGACATGACCTACGCGCGGTACCTCGCCCTGGATCAGTTGCTCGCGGCCCAGCAGCCGCTGAGCGACCGCCACGACGAGCTCCTGTTCATCGTCATCCATCAGACCAAGGAGCTGTGGCTCAAGGAGATCATCCACGAGGTGCTCCTGGCCAAACGGCTGATCGCGGACGGCGATGTCGAGCCGGCCTACAAGGCCCTGGCCCGGGTGTCGCGGATCCAGACGGTGATGACCCTGTCCTGGGACGTTCTGGCGACGATGACGCCGGCCGACTATCTCAGCTTCCGGGGCGAACTCGGTTCCAGCTCGGGCTTCCAGTCGCACCAGTTCCGCACCCTGGAATACTTACTGGGCCTGAAGGACCAGAGCTTCCTGAAGTTCCACGCCGAGGGTTCGGACGCCCTGGCGCAGCTGCAGGCGGCCCTGGAGGCCCCCAGCCTCTACGACGTGGCCATCGCCCAACTGCCCAAGGCGGGCCTGACCGTGCCGGACGCTGTGCTGAACCGCGACTTCGCGCAGACCTACACGCCCTCGCCGGAGGTGGAGGCCGCCTGGCTGGAGGTCTATCGCGACACCCAGCGCTATTGGGAGCTGTACCAGCTGGCCGAGAAACTGGTCGACCTGGACGACGCCCTGGTCACCTGGCGCCACAAGCACGTGCTGACCGTCGAGCGGATCATCGGCGGCCGGCCGGGCACCGGAGGCACCGACGGGGTCGGCTACCTGGCCTCGACCCTGCGCCGGCGGGCCTTTCCCGAACTGTGGTCGCTCAGGACCAAGCTGTGA
- a CDS encoding acyltransferase family protein: MTKPARFLSLDVFRGLTVCLMIVVNTAGPGADAYTQLVHAPWFGFTAADAVFPSFLFAVGCSMAFAFSRPIPTAEFMAKMLRRGALIFLLGFLMYWFPFFRNVDGHWTLIPFSETRVMGVLQRIGLCYVLAAFAVRWLSPRLIVALSVVLLLGYWAILLTLGDPADPLSKLGNAGTHLDLWLIGQNHLYRKDGGFDPEGLLGTLPSTVNVLAGYLAARFLKAATDARPAVIRMALAGALLIAGGLAWGLAFPIAKKLWTSSFVLLTVGIDLVLLAALTALLEGRKPNAATRFFQVFGLNPLVIYLFSELFIVSLNMIEVAPGVGPYEWVGIHVFQAATPGALGSLLCAIAYMLVCWLLGYVMDRRGIVVKL, encoded by the coding sequence ATGACCAAGCCCGCACGCTTCCTGTCCCTCGACGTCTTCCGCGGGCTGACGGTCTGCCTGATGATCGTCGTCAACACCGCGGGTCCTGGCGCCGATGCCTACACCCAGCTGGTCCATGCGCCCTGGTTCGGATTCACGGCGGCGGACGCGGTGTTCCCCTCGTTCCTGTTCGCGGTCGGCTGCTCCATGGCCTTCGCTTTTTCGCGGCCAATCCCCACGGCGGAGTTCATGGCCAAGATGCTGCGGCGCGGAGCCCTGATCTTCCTGCTCGGTTTCCTGATGTACTGGTTCCCGTTCTTCCGGAACGTGGACGGGCATTGGACGCTGATCCCGTTTTCGGAAACGCGGGTGATGGGCGTCCTGCAGCGGATCGGGCTCTGCTACGTGCTGGCCGCCTTCGCCGTGCGCTGGCTGTCGCCGCGCCTGATCGTCGCGCTGTCGGTCGTGCTGCTGCTGGGGTACTGGGCGATCCTATTGACCCTCGGGGACCCGGCCGACCCGCTGTCGAAACTGGGCAACGCCGGCACCCACCTGGATCTCTGGCTCATTGGCCAGAACCACCTCTATCGCAAGGACGGCGGCTTCGATCCCGAAGGCCTGCTGGGAACCTTGCCGTCGACGGTCAATGTGCTGGCCGGCTATCTGGCGGCGCGGTTCCTGAAGGCGGCGACCGACGCTCGCCCCGCCGTGATCCGCATGGCCTTGGCCGGCGCGCTCCTGATCGCCGGCGGCCTGGCCTGGGGACTGGCCTTCCCGATCGCCAAGAAACTGTGGACCAGCAGCTTCGTCCTGCTGACTGTCGGCATCGACCTTGTGCTGCTGGCGGCCCTGACCGCCTTGCTGGAGGGGCGCAAGCCCAACGCCGCAACGCGGTTCTTCCAGGTGTTCGGTCTCAATCCGCTGGTGATCTACCTGTTCTCGGAACTGTTCATCGTCTCGCTGAACATGATCGAGGTCGCGCCGGGCGTGGGGCCATACGAGTGGGTCGGGATTCACGTGTTCCAGGCCGCGACGCCGGGCGCGCTGGGTTCGCTGCTGTGCGCGATCGCCTACATGCTGGTCTGCTGGCTGCTGGGCTACGTCATGGACCGCCGCGGGATCGTCGTGAAGCTTTAG
- a CDS encoding alpha-N-acetylglucosaminidase — protein sequence MSPRPSRRQTLKQALAAVALTAAPSFASATTGEVGGTAAARASLERLFGKRLGGAALDLAPRGVHPWYAVSGKAGKVSITGDSPVALVRGAYAYLRQAGLAHVSWEGDRVDLPARLPDADTGRVASPFGHRAYLNTCTYGYTTPWWGWARWTREIDWMAAHGVDMPLAMEGQEHVWRALWREFGLTEAELAAYFSGPAFTPWQRMGNIEGYSAPLPSRWMDKKKDLQVRILGRMRSLGMTPILPAFGGYVPKAFAQKHPKARIYRMRPWEGFHETYWLDPADPLFARIAGRFLALYTQTYGAGTYYLADSFNEMLPPINADGADARDAAYGDGVANAAATKAKVEIDPALKAKRLAAYGKAIYDSIRQARPDAVWVMQGWLFGADSHFWDPSAISAYLSLVPDDKLMVLDIGNDRYPDVWKNAKAFGGKPWIYGYVHNYGGSNPVYGDLGYYRRDMAAIASHPDTGRLAGFGMFPEGLHNNSIVYEAAYDLAWSAGQETQSAWLSTYARARYGRTTPALDAAMDQLVQAAYSSRYWSPRWWKSKAGAYLFFKRPTATIGEFPGHPGDRAQLDAAVRALAAQARVFAGQPLFVLDLVDAVRHLASLEIDDQLQAAVAAYRRGDAAAGDRARRAVEALALSIDALLGVQPETLATWIDDARAYGDTPADAAAYVANAKAQVTIWGGEGNLNDYASKAWQGLYRDFYLPRWSRFLDALRAAGTGAFDEAVVTRDAIAWERAWVAADTVYRRERPADPVGGVQALIARLDEARKNRNG from the coding sequence ATGTCGCCCAGGCCTTCGCGTCGCCAAACTCTCAAGCAGGCCCTCGCCGCCGTGGCCCTGACGGCGGCGCCGTCCTTCGCCTCCGCGACCACGGGCGAGGTCGGCGGAACCGCCGCGGCGCGCGCCAGCCTCGAGCGCCTGTTCGGCAAGCGCCTGGGCGGTGCGGCCCTTGATCTGGCGCCTCGTGGCGTTCACCCCTGGTACGCGGTGAGCGGCAAGGCCGGAAAGGTCTCGATCACCGGCGACAGCCCGGTCGCCCTGGTTCGCGGCGCCTATGCCTATCTTCGCCAGGCCGGCCTGGCTCATGTCAGCTGGGAGGGCGACCGCGTCGACCTGCCGGCGCGGCTGCCGGACGCCGACACCGGCCGGGTCGCCAGCCCCTTCGGTCATCGCGCCTATCTCAACACCTGCACCTACGGCTACACGACCCCGTGGTGGGGCTGGGCGCGCTGGACGCGCGAGATCGACTGGATGGCGGCGCACGGCGTCGACATGCCGCTGGCCATGGAAGGCCAGGAGCATGTCTGGCGGGCGCTGTGGCGCGAGTTCGGCCTGACCGAAGCCGAGCTCGCCGCCTACTTCTCCGGCCCGGCCTTCACGCCCTGGCAGCGCATGGGCAATATCGAGGGCTATAGCGCACCGCTGCCGAGCCGCTGGATGGACAAGAAGAAGGACCTGCAGGTCCGCATCCTGGGCCGGATGCGGTCGTTGGGCATGACGCCGATCCTGCCGGCCTTCGGCGGCTACGTGCCCAAGGCCTTCGCCCAGAAGCATCCGAAGGCCCGCATCTATCGGATGCGGCCCTGGGAGGGCTTCCACGAGACCTATTGGCTTGATCCCGCCGACCCGTTGTTCGCCCGGATCGCCGGCCGCTTCCTGGCGCTCTACACCCAGACCTACGGGGCGGGGACCTACTACCTGGCCGACTCGTTCAACGAGATGCTGCCGCCGATCAACGCCGACGGCGCGGACGCGCGGGACGCGGCATACGGCGACGGCGTCGCCAACGCCGCCGCGACCAAGGCCAAGGTCGAGATCGATCCGGCCCTGAAAGCCAAGCGCCTGGCCGCCTACGGCAAGGCGATCTACGACTCGATCCGCCAGGCTCGCCCCGACGCGGTGTGGGTGATGCAGGGCTGGCTGTTCGGCGCGGACAGCCACTTCTGGGACCCGTCGGCGATCTCGGCCTATCTGAGCCTCGTGCCCGACGACAAGCTGATGGTCCTGGACATCGGCAACGACCGCTATCCGGATGTCTGGAAGAACGCCAAGGCCTTCGGCGGCAAGCCCTGGATCTATGGCTACGTGCATAATTACGGCGGCAGCAACCCGGTCTATGGCGACCTCGGCTACTACCGTCGCGACATGGCCGCGATCGCAAGCCATCCCGATACGGGCAGGCTGGCGGGGTTCGGCATGTTCCCCGAGGGGCTGCACAACAATTCGATCGTCTATGAAGCCGCCTACGACCTGGCCTGGAGCGCAGGCCAGGAGACGCAGTCGGCTTGGCTGTCGACCTACGCCCGTGCGCGCTACGGCCGCACCACGCCGGCGCTCGACGCGGCCATGGACCAGCTGGTCCAGGCCGCCTATTCGAGCCGCTACTGGTCGCCGCGCTGGTGGAAGAGCAAGGCCGGCGCCTATCTGTTCTTCAAGAGGCCGACGGCGACGATCGGCGAGTTCCCGGGCCATCCCGGCGATCGCGCCCAGCTGGACGCCGCGGTTCGCGCCCTGGCCGCCCAGGCGCGCGTCTTCGCCGGTCAGCCGTTGTTCGTGCTGGATCTGGTCGACGCCGTCCGGCACCTGGCCAGCCTGGAGATCGACGATCAGCTACAAGCCGCCGTGGCCGCCTATCGCCGGGGCGACGCCGCCGCGGGCGACCGGGCGCGCCGCGCCGTCGAAGCCTTGGCGCTCTCGATCGACGCCTTGCTGGGCGTCCAGCCCGAGACCCTGGCCACCTGGATCGACGACGCCCGCGCCTATGGCGACACGCCCGCCGACGCCGCGGCCTATGTCGCCAACGCCAAGGCCCAGGTCACGATCTGGGGCGGTGAAGGCAACCTCAACGACTATGCGTCCAAGGCCTGGCAGGGTCTGTATCGCGACTTCTACCTGCCGCGATGGTCGCGGTTCTTGGACGCCCTGAGGGCGGCGGGAACGGGCGCCTTCGACGAGGCCGTCGTCACCCGTGACGCCATCGCCTGGGAGCGGGCCTGGGTCGCCGCCGACACCGTCTACCGCCGTGAGCGGCCGGCTGATCCGGTCGGCGGCGTGCAGGCCCTGATCGCCCGCCTCGACGAAGCCAGAAAGAACCGGAACGGATGA
- a CDS encoding PilZ domain-containing protein — protein MMSINDSGSDGADRRSHPRYSDRSPVYVGDGALARRCRLVDVSSGGARIFVGRGADLAPHVILVDPRTGLSHRAAVVWRSEIEAGVRFLEEGVRYRVMTCTGDLGWNTGRESYRQAS, from the coding sequence ATGATGTCGATCAACGATTCCGGTTCGGACGGCGCCGACCGTCGCAGCCACCCTCGCTACAGCGACCGCAGCCCGGTCTATGTCGGTGACGGGGCGCTTGCACGACGATGCCGGCTTGTCGACGTATCCAGCGGCGGCGCGCGGATCTTCGTCGGCCGAGGCGCGGACCTTGCCCCCCATGTCATACTGGTCGATCCACGGACGGGCCTCAGTCACCGCGCGGCCGTCGTCTGGCGGAGCGAAATCGAGGCGGGGGTTCGCTTCCTGGAAGAAGGCGTTCGCTATCGCGTCATGACCTGCACCGGCGATCTGGGCTGGAATACCGGCCGGGAGTCGTACCGCCAGGCCTCGTAA
- a CDS encoding class V aminotransferase, with protein sequence MVAQDQAVSAARKDLFSRALAAAPGRLHMAAHSHHLWPDATLAAQVEAWEDAAVLADHKWDKALGQVYPAAQALVARELALPSPDSVVFAPNTHTLLAVLKSAIDGRPVRVLSTDGEFHTFRRQAQRWTEAGEIALTLVESDAPDFAKRFLATAREGHFDLIFVSHVFFKTGLVFDGIWELADLARPEGPWVVVDGYHGFRAVPTDLSAVADRIFYLAGGYKYAMAGEGAAFLHAPPGFGPRPALTGWYAEFGDLEGPPGGVGYARDAGRFMGATFDPSGLYRFMAAGRMLDAEGLTTSAIAAHVRGLQRTLVDRIAVGAAGPLKQAVVLNPPGQGPQARFLALRHPEAPAWKQALATRSVVVDVRDDVLRIGLSIYHDERDLETFCAACGALT encoded by the coding sequence GTGGTCGCTCAGGACCAAGCTGTGAGCGCTGCACGCAAGGACCTGTTCTCGCGGGCCCTTGCGGCTGCGCCAGGACGACTGCACATGGCCGCCCACAGCCACCATCTGTGGCCCGACGCCACCCTGGCGGCCCAGGTCGAGGCCTGGGAGGACGCCGCCGTCCTGGCCGACCACAAATGGGACAAGGCCCTGGGCCAAGTCTATCCCGCCGCCCAGGCGCTGGTCGCCCGCGAACTGGCCCTGCCCTCGCCCGACAGCGTGGTCTTCGCGCCCAACACCCACACCCTGCTGGCGGTGCTGAAGTCGGCGATCGACGGCCGGCCCGTCCGGGTGCTGTCGACCGACGGCGAGTTCCACACTTTCCGTCGTCAAGCCCAGCGCTGGACCGAAGCCGGCGAGATCGCGCTGACCCTGGTCGAGAGCGACGCGCCCGATTTCGCCAAGCGGTTCCTGGCGACGGCGCGGGAGGGTCATTTCGACCTGATCTTCGTCAGTCACGTCTTCTTCAAGACGGGTCTCGTCTTCGACGGCATCTGGGAGCTGGCCGATCTGGCCCGGCCGGAAGGCCCCTGGGTGGTGGTCGACGGCTATCACGGCTTCCGGGCCGTTCCGACCGATCTCTCGGCCGTGGCCGATCGGATCTTCTACCTGGCCGGCGGCTACAAGTACGCCATGGCGGGCGAAGGCGCGGCGTTCCTGCACGCGCCGCCGGGCTTTGGCCCGCGGCCCGCCCTGACCGGCTGGTACGCCGAGTTCGGCGACCTGGAAGGCCCGCCGGGCGGGGTGGGCTACGCCCGCGACGCCGGGCGGTTCATGGGGGCGACCTTCGACCCGTCGGGCCTCTACCGTTTCATGGCGGCCGGCCGGATGTTGGACGCTGAAGGTCTCACCACCTCGGCGATCGCCGCTCACGTGCGCGGCCTGCAACGGACCCTGGTCGACCGGATCGCCGTCGGCGCGGCGGGGCCGCTGAAGCAGGCCGTGGTGCTGAACCCGCCGGGCCAGGGTCCGCAAGCCCGCTTCCTGGCCCTGCGCCATCCTGAAGCCCCGGCGTGGAAGCAGGCGCTGGCGACCCGGAGCGTCGTGGTGGACGTGCGCGACGACGTGTTGCGGATCGGCCTTTCGATCTATCACGACGAGCGGGATCTCGAGACGTTCTGCGCCGCCTGCGGGGCGCTGACCTAA